In Geitlerinema sp. PCC 9228, the genomic window TGCCTCAAAATCGGGACGACGAGCTTCAATGGAAGCCAACACGTCATCGTAAGTGTGGCCCCTTTCTGCCATATCCCGTTGTAATTTCCAAGCGATTTTCACTTCATCGCTGATATCCAGGTAAACGCTGAAGTCTAGCAAGGAGCGCACCCGCTCGTCGTACATGGGGTGCAATCCTTCGATGACAACCACGTGGTTGGGTTCTATTCTTTCCGGTGGGTCGATGCAGCCGGTTTCGTGGTTGTAGATGGGTTTGTCAATCGCCTGACCGTTTTTGAGCGCTTTGACTTGTTCGTACATCAAGTCAAAGTTGTTGGCTTTGGGGTTTAGCGCAGTGACCTTGGCTTCCTTGCGCTGCTTGCGGTCCAGGCTGTGGTAGTCATCCAAGCAGATGACCGTCATGAATTCTTTACCGAACAGGTCGGCCAACCTTTTCAGGAAGGTTGATTTGCCGCATCCAGAATCTCCAGCTACGCCAATTAAGACCACGCGATCCGGCTTATTTATCATAGAGAGACCTCTTACAACAAAACAAAGTATGGTTTACTTACAAAATTTGGAGCCAGCTAGATCGGTTTTTGCCCAGATCGGGTTGCTGGCTCGAACTGGATTTATGCTATCGGTAGGGAAGGGCGATATTGTTTCCCCTACGCGAAATATGGCACCAGCTAGCAAGCAAAAAATTAACACTCTTCCAACGGCAATGGAGGAGTTGGGACAATTTTGCTTTCTCGGGGAGTTTAAAAATGGGGAAATCCCATTCTGGGGAAATTA contains:
- a CDS encoding phosphoribulokinase translates to MINKPDRVVLIGVAGDSGCGKSTFLKRLADLFGKEFMTVICLDDYHSLDRKQRKEAKVTALNPKANNFDLMYEQVKALKNGQAIDKPIYNHETGCIDPPERIEPNHVVVIEGLHPMYDERVRSLLDFSVYLDISDEVKIAWKLQRDMAERGHTYDDVLASIEARRPDFEAYIEPQKQHADVTIEVLPTNLIPDDKERKILRVRMIQRYGKENLDPVYLFDEGSTIHWIPCGRKLTCSYPGIRMYYGPDSYYGHEVSVLEVDGQFEKLEELIYIEGHLSNTSTKYYGELTHLLLQHKEYPGSNNGTGLFQLLVGLQMRAMYESLTSKEAKVAATSQA